TTATATTAAATTATAGAGTTTATAAATAGAACAGCACAAATACATAAGGTCAAATAATTTGGCTTCAACAATAAAAAAATAAATAGTTGTAAATGCCTTTACGCTTATCAAAATATATATATTTCGGAATTACCTTCTTAGTTTTACTTGTAGGAGTAGGTTTCGAAAGCAACGCACAAACAAAGTCTAAAAAAGATACAAACATTTCCCCTAGTGAAGAAATCACATATTTTTCTAGTGATAGTGTAACTGTCTCTCGCATTCATTTAGAATGTCATAAAAAGACAAAAGACAGAATTATTCTAAGAGAACTTGCCATCAAAGAAGGAGATAAAATTCATAGAAAAGATATTGAGGCTATTTTAGAACAAGAATCCAACAAGATTTTTAATACTCGTCTTTTTGTAACGGTAGATATTTTTTATGAAGAATTTAGAAAAGGAGAATTAGATATTATCATCAGTCTTACCGAACAGTGGTATATCTATCCTATTCCCCTTATTGAACTTGCCGACCGAAATTTTAATGTTTGGTGGAATCAGCAAGGACGAGATTTAAGACGACTAGAGTACGGAATTAGAGTAAAACACAATAATTTTAGAGGACGAAACGAAAACTTATCTATCTTGCTTCAAACAGGTTTTACCAACAAGTACGACCTTCGATATTCTGTTCCCTATATAAATAAAGCTCAAACATTAGGGTTAAATATTTCTGTTGGCTATGCCGAAAACACAAATGTAGGCTACATTACCGACCGTGATACGCTTCGCTTTGTAGAAACACCAGAAAGAAATGTATTAAGCTCAAGATTTTACAGTGGGCTTTCTCTGACAGCTCGTAGCCGTTTTTATGACCGTCATACTTTTTTTGTAGGATACAGAACTCAAAGTATTGCAGATACTGTGGCACAGCTCAATGGAAACTTCTTTGGAGAAGGAAAAACGAATCAGCGTTATGTAGAACTGGAGTATAATTTTTTTAGAGATTTGAGGGACAGAGCCAACTATCCTTTAAAAGGATATTATTTCTTATTTGCCATTCAACAACAAGGATTGGGTATTGCAGACAATGATTTTAGTCTGTTTACAGCTCGTAGTGAGTTTGCTAAGTTTATACCACTTTCAAAAAAATTCTTTTTTCACTCTACTGCCAATATGAAACTTACTTTTGCTCAAAATACACCGTATGCCAATTTACGTGGAATCGGTCATGGGCGAGATGTTATTCGTGGATTTGAATATAATGTTACAGAAAGTGAGCAACATATTATCTTAAAAAATACAATGCGTTTCAAAATCTTTGAAAACACATTTCGTATGAACAAAATGCCTTCTCAATTTTCAAAAATTCCAGTAGCAATTTATCCAAAAGTATATTTTG
This region of Bernardetia sp. genomic DNA includes:
- a CDS encoding POTRA domain-containing protein, whose amino-acid sequence is MPLRLSKYIYFGITFLVLLVGVGFESNAQTKSKKDTNISPSEEITYFSSDSVTVSRIHLECHKKTKDRIILRELAIKEGDKIHRKDIEAILEQESNKIFNTRLFVTVDIFYEEFRKGELDIIISLTEQWYIYPIPLIELADRNFNVWWNQQGRDLRRLEYGIRVKHNNFRGRNENLSILLQTGFTNKYDLRYSVPYINKAQTLGLNISVGYAENTNVGYITDRDTLRFVETPERNVLSSRFYSGLSLTARSRFYDRHTFFVGYRTQSIADTVAQLNGNFFGEGKTNQRYVELEYNFFRDLRDRANYPLKGYYFLFAIQQQGLGIADNDFSLFTARSEFAKFIPLSKKFFFHSTANMKLTFAQNTPYANLRGIGHGRDVIRGFEYNVTESEQHIILKNTMRFKIFENTFRMNKMPSQFSKIPVAIYPKVYFDTGYAQLMNPFETNTLPNQWLWGAGAGIDMVFYFNTVLRAEYSFTNTGVSGVRLGWKADF